A stretch of Desulfurivibrio alkaliphilus AHT 2 DNA encodes these proteins:
- the galT gene encoding galactose-1-phosphate uridylyltransferase: protein MPELRKDPIIGRWIIIATERGKRPSDFIIDQSKAKGGFCPLCPGNENTTPPEVLAYSDNQQRLKNQPGWSLRVVPNKYPALVIEGDLNKQGEGLYDRMNGIGAHEVLIETPDHAETFTYLPPERMVQVFWAYRDRLVDLGKDERFRYVMIFKNFGAAAGASLEHSHSQLVALPILPRMITSELEGSLSYYRYKERCVFCDIIHQELEQDIRVVTKNDKFLAIVPFAPRSPFEMWILPRKHSSSYCNSDNETFRALTEIFSECLRRLDKCLPDVPYNFVLHAAPLRSPALEHYHWHFEITPKLTMIAGFEWGSGFYINPVAPEEAARFLREAEID from the coding sequence ATGCCGGAACTCCGCAAAGATCCGATCATCGGGCGCTGGATCATCATTGCCACCGAACGCGGCAAGCGCCCCAGTGATTTCATTATTGATCAAAGCAAAGCCAAAGGGGGCTTCTGCCCTCTCTGCCCCGGCAACGAAAACACCACCCCCCCGGAGGTGCTGGCCTACTCCGACAACCAGCAACGCCTGAAAAACCAGCCCGGCTGGAGCCTGCGGGTGGTACCCAACAAATATCCCGCCCTGGTGATCGAAGGCGACCTGAACAAGCAGGGCGAGGGTCTTTATGACCGGATGAACGGCATCGGGGCGCATGAAGTGCTCATTGAAACCCCGGATCACGCCGAAACCTTTACCTACTTGCCGCCGGAGCGGATGGTGCAGGTTTTCTGGGCCTACCGCGACCGCCTGGTGGACCTGGGCAAGGACGAGCGCTTCCGTTACGTGATGATCTTCAAAAACTTCGGCGCCGCCGCCGGGGCCTCGCTGGAGCATTCCCACTCGCAACTGGTGGCCCTGCCAATTCTGCCCCGGATGATCACCTCGGAGCTGGAAGGCAGCCTGTCGTACTACCGCTACAAGGAGCGTTGCGTTTTTTGCGACATCATTCACCAGGAACTGGAACAGGATATCCGGGTGGTGACCAAAAACGACAAGTTCCTGGCCATTGTCCCCTTTGCCCCCCGTTCGCCCTTTGAAATGTGGATTCTGCCCCGCAAGCACAGTTCATCTTACTGCAACTCGGACAATGAAACCTTTCGGGCGTTGACCGAAATTTTTTCCGAATGCCTGCGCCGGCTGGACAAATGCCTGCCCGATGTCCCCTACAACTTCGTGCTCCATGCCGCCCCCCTGCGATCACCGGCCCTGGAGCACTACCACTGGCACTTTGAGATCACCCCCAAGTTGACCATGATTGCCGGTTTCGAGTGGGGTTCCGGCTTCTACATCAACCCCGTGGCTCCGGAAGAAGCGGCCCGGTTCCTCCGGGAAGCAGAAATCGACTGA
- a CDS encoding response regulator: protein MKKILLVDDEESIHLLYREELEEEGFEVHSALTGEEALERLGIVKPDLIILDINMPGMNGIEALRQIKEINPSIPVILCSAYQEFKQDLASWASEEYIVKSADLSELKAAVKKYLA, encoded by the coding sequence ATGAAGAAAATACTGCTGGTTGACGACGAAGAATCCATCCACCTGCTCTACCGCGAAGAACTGGAAGAAGAAGGTTTTGAAGTGCATTCGGCCCTCACCGGGGAAGAGGCCCTGGAACGACTGGGAATCGTCAAGCCGGACCTGATCATCCTCGACATCAACATGCCGGGCATGAACGGCATCGAGGCCCTGCGCCAGATCAAGGAAATCAACCCCTCCATTCCGGTGATCCTCTGCTCCGCCTACCAGGAATTCAAGCAGGACCTGGCTTCCTGGGCCTCTGAAGAGTACATCGTTAAATCCGCCGACCTGAGCGAACTTAAGGCCGCGGTCAAAAAATACCTCGCCTGA
- a CDS encoding GTP cyclohydrolase, FolE2/MptA family, which translates to MRDIQGQPDHRRINIRKVGIKNISYPIKVLDRARRSQRTVATVNMYVNLPHHFKGTHMSRFVEILNRFHGEINLESFHLILEEMKERLQAEAAHLEIEFPYFIAENDVLGHGPAEGAGGGIGVGKYRCRMHGSLADRDELTLEIRIPIAPPKPPAHCSGLPRSLGHWGYADITLQFKRFVWIEEIIELAAAVTRHDVCWPSADQPGSGDPDNGECALAVENLARALGRKLQQHPDIRCFAVRVENLAAGFNTFATINSTA; encoded by the coding sequence ATGCGGGATATTCAGGGCCAGCCGGATCACCGGCGGATCAACATCAGAAAGGTAGGGATCAAAAACATCTCCTACCCCATCAAGGTACTGGACCGGGCTCGCCGCAGCCAGCGCACCGTGGCCACGGTCAACATGTACGTCAACCTGCCCCACCATTTCAAGGGCACCCACATGAGCCGCTTTGTGGAGATTCTCAACCGCTTTCACGGCGAGATCAACCTTGAGAGTTTTCACCTTATTTTAGAGGAAATGAAAGAGCGGCTGCAGGCCGAGGCGGCGCACCTGGAAATCGAGTTCCCCTATTTTATCGCCGAAAACGATGTCCTCGGCCATGGCCCGGCGGAGGGGGCCGGCGGCGGCATCGGGGTGGGTAAATACCGCTGCCGGATGCATGGCTCGCTGGCCGACCGGGATGAACTGACCCTGGAGATCAGAATCCCCATTGCCCCACCCAAGCCGCCGGCCCATTGCAGCGGCCTGCCCCGCTCGCTGGGGCACTGGGGTTACGCCGACATCACCTTGCAGTTTAAGCGCTTTGTCTGGATCGAGGAGATCATCGAACTGGCGGCGGCCGTCACCCGCCACGATGTCTGCTGGCCTTCAGCCGACCAACCAGGCAGCGGCGACCCCGACAACGGCGAATGCGCCCTGGCGGTGGAAAACCTGGCCAGAGCGCTGGGGCGCAAATTGCAACAGCACCCGGATATTCGCTGCTTTGCTGTCCGGGTGGAAAACCTGGCCGCGGGCTTCAACACCTTTGCAACCATCAACAGTACGGCATAA